The Caenorhabditis elegans chromosome I genome includes the window ttttacCTAAAGTTCCGTGTCGGAAAAATGATAATGAAATAAACGTTAATTTCCAACAGATGTGACTccgaaaagtttggaaattttgggattttggctaaaatagttaaatttttgagaatttcattAGCGCTTTTTGAGTCTATACATATAAAATATccttatttataaaaatcctACATCTAATTGCTCGTCAGAAGCAGCAACAGTTGGATCGTCTTCCACGTGGTGCTCAGTTTTCAAACGAACTGAATATTTTCTTGTAGACGCGCCGAGATGAAATTGTGTTCCTGGATCCATAAATACAACCTCAAGTGGACGAAGTCTCACGTTTCCAAGGAATGTACCGTGAcctgaaaattcgattatttgaaaatttgcattaaattCAACGTTATACATACTGCTATCCATATCTATAAGTGCGAATCGTTGCAATAGACCGTGATAAAGGAGAAGTGCGTGTACTCGGGAGCAAGAAGCATGCTCAACAGCGAAatcaacctgaaaaattagtttatataggaaaatctttaaaaaattaagttttaaacCGAACCTGTTTATTATTTCTCCCGAAATAATACGCTTTCTTGTCATCAATCAATAGTTTCTGGAAACAAATcattattaattatttatacTCAATAATCTAACCTGAATCAATGCATCTCCTTTCTGTACATCTAAATGAGCACCGTTTGGAGGTTTGGCAGCCCAAGAGGGAACTTTAAATTTGCTtttatcatcaatttcttccattttctgaaataaacctaataaaattgagaacaatgcgataaatttgcaaaaacatttaattcattcaaataaaaatagacaaaTTGGGTCGGATGCAAACACGCTCCATGGTGACAAGAAAGAGAGCGAGATTCAAAAGACAACATTTTATTTAAcaaggttttaaaattttctggtaATTGATAAGTTTTAgttctacaaaaaaacatttcggtGATGAGAAAGTGGGTTCTCAATTGGCcatagaaaaattagaatcgATAAAAACATGACGTTGGTGTGAACAGTAGGAAACTATAAAATACGGGGAGATCTGATATAtacagtttgaaatttgacaatttgatTGTATATTGCAGTTGAAATTCGCTCTATGGGATCTGTTCAGAGCCGGTTGATTGAGTACGTGGCCGAGATTCTAGTGGGACTGAATACGTACGGCTTCGCTTGTTCCGAGCCACGATAACCGTCtgttcatctgaaaaaataattaggtaATTTAGTGAATCAAGATTAAGAAGCAAGTTAAAATACTGGGATTTCAAATGAatctttcaattaaaaatatgacaCACGTCTAAAAACGTAAGgtcttttcaataaaaaactcacGACAAGCATCAAATTGATTTCCATTCCTTGGAACTCGCAATTCGAAGACATCCTGTGAACTATCATGAATCGCATCACCTCtgattttcggcattttgaaCTTCATTCGAATATTCGGCTCAACGAATTGATTGATGACCACTCCATTACTGTCTATTTCTCCTCCCTCATCTTTGCTCCTCAAGCaccagaaaattgtgaagatGAGAGCAACGACATTGATAATCATGACGAGAATGATTGCTGTGCAGACGGCGATATTGTTCACGTTCCATTCGAGTGGTGCCGGTGTAATTAGATCATTATACATTTTTGCGAGCTGAAAAATAGACTTTTCGAAGGTTTAAAAGGATAAGAGCCAAAAGTCAACAAGATAAACGACTGGCTAGATCAAATCAAAAGACGGCCGACAGCGATccgtgtttttcaaaataaacacaAAACTTGTTCAATGAGAGGGTCATGTCTGTTTAAAACAATGTCGTATGCTCATATATGCAATAGGAGGAAGtaaatcacgaaaaattccTTTACAACGATACATTCTACGGTGTGCACAACATTAACAAACGTTTGATTGCTTTACTTATAGCAATTTCTATTTCtatcaagaaaaacaaaaagaaaacactTTTCATTGCGTCGTCGgctcaaattaattttgacaGTTAGATGTGCAGGTtctgggttacggtagccggcaatttaaattttaccaTTTATCTCCGCGAATATTGAAGCTTCAttgattaaaataataatttttctgttttatttgtCCTTATGAAAcccagaattaaaaaaactcatttaaaattatcaaaacttttattcatttgaaaaaacaaaatcacaTTTGATGAtcaatcacatttttcttgagATCTGTACATTAAAAGCGAATAGGAGGGACGGCGCTTGAAAATTCTTACTCGTCGactaattaaaataaatgctAAAATCACGATACCAATGCCGCCAAATATATATACCATAATTTGTAGTATTTCGGAGGGGAGACGACAGCTGCTCACTAGtacctggaaatttaattattgagttcaaaaattaaaaacctatTTAAGTCTCACATTATCTCCATCGATAACAACAAGCAGCATTGCCGGAACATCTCCGTTTCTCCATGAAAACGAATTTACAGTGTATTCATAAAAATACTCTGAATTGCCAGTTTTATTCCACTTTTTCTTGCACATTTTATGTGTGTGTCCCCCGAAAACTGCTTTAGGATTCAGGGAATCAATTATTTGAAGTGAAGATTCTTTGGATAGCGTATCCCATTGTTCTCGATACATCTCTTTCAGATCAATCTCGTGTTGCTCATCAACTTGGTCGCACTCTGCATcgctttttctaaaatataatGAAGCTAGatgaataaatgaataaatatcaAAGCCTGATGGCTACCTATAAAGCGGAAAATGCTGCAGAACAATTGgtcgatttttcggatttctgCTCTTTATTTTCTCCAGGATAAGCTCTGCTTCATGACACAATCTACATCCATCTCCATGCATTGCCATCGAATTTATGAGCACAAATCGgtgctttttgattttcatctCATCAATTAGACCTCTTCGGAActcttttttgaacatttccaaaGTTTCTGGCATTATTCTGAAAGTTATTAGAATTTGACAGGAATACAAGATTCTGAAGAgaaaaatatctcgtagcgaaaactacagtaaatAATTCTTTAACTCTACTGTGGgcgtcaaatgtgttgcgAAAGTCTGAACTAACGCGTAGTGAAATCCAAGATCATGATTTCCAGCCAGAGTAATAACTTTCTCATTGTctccaaacaattttttaaatctttcaGCATAAGCTTCAAACACCGGTCGCCCCGCCCATTTTCCTTCATCCATCAGGTCTCCCAAAAAGAAAGTGACGTCAGGAGAGTGAATCCACGTGGAAATCCAAAAAGACTGATACATTTGCCATTCTCTCTTCAATTTATCCAACCAATGTCCATTAATCTTTCCCAATAAATGTGTATCTGAGATCATGAATGCTTTTACACTAGATTCGGAACAtctgaaattggagaaaaaattaataaaattattgagaattaTATATGTACCTTCCATATTTACAGGGCCATTGACAACttgaaaatgcaataaaaaatataaaatactcATTATAAACCACTAATATTATTGCGAGTAAGATTGGAACTCGCAAATTTTTAAGCCATATCATATAGGTTTCTGtagatttttctctgaaattggaTTAATTTTAACAATCGGTTCACGGTGGTTCAGTTGCTAGATgggtgcaaacgcgctccaccgaacaaacgTGTATAACTTGGCCGGGAAGTaccaaatcgaaaattcatcaCAAATAAAGATAGATAATTTCATTGCGGTCATTTCTTATATGCAtcacaaaatcgattttgtgaTGGTTTTCGAGATAGTAGCCAATATAGGTTTCCAGGCTGAGTATCATGAACCAACCCATCTAGTTTCTGTGCTACCGTGGGTTATTATGAAGACGCAGAATCGCGCTCCACGGCCAATTGAAAAGACCCCACCCCCAAACCATAGGTCTCGCTAGGTATTTGGCGGGAAAAGCGCTTTCAGTTTGTTTTCAACGACTTTTATGCCAAAATGATATTGTGAagctatatatttttaaataaaacaatttcggTATAGAAATCATCAAAAGCAATCGGCGAACCtaaatgaaaatattcgaattcaCGGATTTCCCTCCAAATGCCTATCGAGACCCATtgttggggggggggggggtgaagATTTCGGAAAAGAGCATTTTTCTGCGTCCCTATAATAATTCCTGCAGATTTTATTGAGACATGTAAAGAGAGAACTatggaaaattccaatttcaaataacttaAGAACGACTGAGCCTTATTTAGAATTGGTTTATATAAAGTTTCAaacagaaatagaaaaaaacaaaacaaaaatatttaaacaaaaacatcCTAACGCTATATTCAATCTACAAATCCATCTACTGTTTCATGAGCATCTGAGTGACACGTTCCAACACTTTTTCGTTCAATCCTGGAGCAATCTTTCTCTGAAATATATGTTCTCATTTCTAgtcaacaaagaaaaacaaacctGAACTTTATTCTCCGCATCAATCTCCTCCTGAACACTCAAATATTGTCCATTTTTATCACAATAATCGAAAAGTCGATATGGACCATCGATTCGAATGTAGTTTGTTCGAGGATTCACAAATCCATCACATTCTACATTTATAGCAATAGTATTGAGTTGTCCAATCGCAAACCAAAAGTTGATTCCGTCCGAAAGAACTAGTTGAGAAGTGAATGAACGTGTAATATCTGTATATTGAGTGAATCCATGAGTGTGAGCTTGAGCACATAACGTGGTGAACATGCTGATGATGGCTTGGGAGCGGGCTCCGTCGTCGAgcatttgttctgaaaaagagATAAcatttatgattttcaaatgaaactatgtaatttgaaatttgacttttaaaCTATctcactacaaaaaatttaagagcACGTTGaactaaaactttgaaaaaaaactaaattttttggtgatatCCCTCATTTATAGGCTGTGTAGGGGTTGGAAAACACTCTGGGAGCTTTTTGGAAGTTAACTGAAACTCTTTTCATAActcgagaaaattttcagatttttttgaaaaaaaaaattccaagaagcTTTTATAATGTTTGCATACCTCTAAACactcgaaaaaatatataaacttttgcaaaaaatccaaatatagaacatttttttaacgctgtgaaaaatgcac containing:
- the B0511.19 gene encoding uncharacterized protein (Confirmed by transcript evidence); translation: MYNDLITPAPLEWNVNNIAVCTAIILVMIINVVALIFTIFWCLRSKDEGGEIDSNGVVINQFVEPNIRMKFKMPKIRGDAIHDSSQDVFELRVPRNGNQFDACHEQTVIVARNKRSRTYSVPLESRPRTQSTGSEQIP
- the mppe-1 gene encoding Metallophosphoesterase 1 homolog (Confirmed by transcript evidence), whose product is MPETLEMFKKEFRRGLIDEMKIKKHRFVLINSMAMHGDGCRLCHEAELILEKIKSRNPKNRPIVLQHFPLYRKSDAECDQVDEQHEIDLKEMYREQWDTLSKESSLQIIDSLNPKAVFGGHTHKMCKKKWNKTGNSEYFYEYTVNSFSWRNGDVPAMLLVVIDGDNVLVSSCRLPSEILQIMVYIFGGIGIVILAFILISRRVRIFKRRPSYSLLMYRSQEKCD
- the mppe-1 gene encoding Metallophosphoesterase 1 homolog (Confirmed by transcript evidence), which gives rise to MIWLKNLRVPILLAIILVVYNEYFIFFIAFSSCQWPCKYGRCSESSVKAFMISDTHLLGKINGHWLDKLKREWQMYQSFWISTWIHSPDVTFFLGDLMDEGKWAGRPVFEAYAERFKKLFGDNEKVITLAGNHDLGFHYAIMPETLEMFKKEFRRGLIDEMKIKKHRFVLINSMAMHGDGCRLCHEAELILEKIKSRNPKNRPIVLQHFPLYRKSDAECDQVDEQHEIDLKEMYREQWDTLSKESSLQIIDSLNPKAVFGGHTHKMCKKKWNKTGNSEYFYEYTVNSFSWRNGDVPAMLLVVIDGDNVLVSSCRLPSEILQIMVYIFGGIGIVILAFILISRRVRIFKRRPSYSLLMYRSQEKCD